The genomic interval TGCCGATCTGTTTCTCTGTTCCATATAGATCAAGCAAATCATCACGGATCTGGAATGCCATACCCACATTATAACCATAGCGATATAAGCTATTTGCTGTTTTTCGGTCCGTTCCCGCAGCAACAGCGCCAAGCTGGCAGCTAATAGCAATTAATAAAGCTGTTTTGCGTCTAATCCGAAGCAAATAATGCCGTACCGATTGTTCTGTGTTGAAGAAATCACGAATTTGTTCCATTTCTCCGATACACATTTGTACAAGCGCATGTGACAAAATTTGATGTATCTGCGGATTTGGAAGCTGAGCAGCGATTGACAATGCTTTGCCATGAATGAAGTCGCCCGTATACATCGCTATTCGATTGTCCCACTTGGATTTTACAGTGAGCTGTCCACGACGTGTTTCCGCGTCGTCAATAACGTCATCATGTACAAGTGAAGCCATATGAATAAGCTCGAGAGGGACGGCGACGCGCTTCATTATATCCAGCTGATAATCGCCAAACTTGCCTGCCAGCAGGACAAACACCGGTCTAATCCGTTTACCGCCAGCTCTAAGCAAGTGCAAAGAAGCTTCGCCAAGCAGCACATGATCATCCGAAATGCTGCGCTCAAGCTCCTGCTCGATCTGATTTAGGTCGCCTTTCATCTTTGCATACAAATCTAGTAGTTTCATTCTTTCACCTATTGGGCAGATTGGTCTTCAAAAAAAGTAAGCTCCACGTCATTCGATAGCAACCCTAGCTGCTTAGAATAATTGAAATATAATTTAAGTCCTTCTTGCAGCTTGCTCCCAAAATCATATTGAAGCGAATGAAAATACATCTCCCAGTAAGTTGATTCTCCTCCAAGCTGCATACAGGCCTGTTCAATTAGTGGACCAAGATGGCTCTTATTATACTGTTTGCTCGCATTTAACGCTTTATATACTGCACGAACGGCTTCTGGGGCTGCAAGAGCTGCTTCTTTACGTGCAGCAACAACAGCGTAAGTCATGCCAAGTCCCGTCCACTCATTCCATAATTGTCCTAAATCAATGACATGAAGGCCGTGGTTTTGCCAAGAAGCATGAATGGCAGGATCGCCTATGATGAGTGCAGCATCGGCTGTCTCCAGCATACTTTCCAGATTTGGTGCGGCAGTGACATACTCTGGGTTGCATTCAAAGTGCAATGTCATCAAAATTTTCAACAGATTAACTGAAGTTGCTGATGTTGTCGTTACTGAAATTCGCTCAGGACGTTTACGGCTGATCGGCTCTTTCAGAAA from Paenibacillus sp. FSL K6-3182 carries:
- a CDS encoding polyprenyl synthetase family protein codes for the protein MKLLDLYAKMKGDLNQIEQELERSISDDHVLLGEASLHLLRAGGKRIRPVFVLLAGKFGDYQLDIMKRVAVPLELIHMASLVHDDVIDDAETRRGQLTVKSKWDNRIAMYTGDFIHGKALSIAAQLPNPQIHQILSHALVQMCIGEMEQIRDFFNTEQSVRHYLLRIRRKTALLIAISCQLGAVAAGTDRKTANSLYRYGYNVGMAFQIRDDLLDLYGTEKQIGKPSGSDMRQGNITLPVLLALQDPKTRDPLLKEIALIREQGGKRDAGRAIEMIRKSDGGDQADQLANRYIKKALKALEGLPNVTAKKNLSDIAILFGKRNY
- a CDS encoding menaquinone biosynthesis protein, which translates into the protein MGMNRPITIGRIDYANAWPLFHQLEERMDGDSFEVIKRVPSELNRLLQAGELDISAISSFAYGLNADDYVLLPELSVGSVGKVNSIFLFLKEPISRKRPERISVTTTSATSVNLLKILMTLHFECNPEYVTAAPNLESMLETADAALIIGDPAIHASWQNHGLHVIDLGQLWNEWTGLGMTYAVVAARKEAALAAPEAVRAVYKALNASKQYNKSHLGPLIEQACMQLGGESTYWEMYFHSLQYDFGSKLQEGLKLYFNYSKQLGLLSNDVELTFFEDQSAQ